From Pseudomonas alcaligenes, a single genomic window includes:
- a CDS encoding response regulator: MFKDLGIKGRVLLLTLLPTSLLALVLGGYFTWMQLDDLRSQLQERGELVVQHLAPLAAPALARQDALQLERLAKETLNQQDVRSVGFLSSERQPLAQAGPNMLNPLPQSNGEPLAQVSSQDATRFLLPVYGRHQSITGSIDPVSADRLLGWVELELSHHRTLLQGYRSLFASLLLIVTGLAVTALLALRMSRTINDPLRTIKQGVGQLKDGHLETRLPPLGSHELDELAAGINRMAESLQNAQEELQHSIDQATEDVRQNLETIEIQNIELDLARKEALEASRIKSEFLANMSHEIRTPLNGMLGFTNLLQKSDLTPRQQDYLNTIEKSAESLLVIINEILDFSKIEAGKLVLESLPFNLRDLIQDTLTILAPTAHDKRLELVSLIYRDTPLSLQGDPQRLKQVLTNLVSNAIKFTREGTIAVRAMVEDESDDRAQLRISVQDTGVGLSDEDLRTLFQAFSQADNSLSRQAGGTGLGLVISKRLIEQMGGEIGVDSSPGTGSEFWISLSLPKARDDSEELRRAPLLGRHVVVLERHELTRQALLHQLEDCGLQVQPCNDLEQLLELVAGQQQGPQAVSLAVLGVSVQELPPEQLSQRIWDLDRLGCKSLVLCPTTEQALYHESLPDAHLQLQAKPACTRKLQRGLSDLVQPRQAKSDTRLPLTSRAPRLLCVDDNPANLLLVQTLLGDMGAEVTAVDSGYAALQAVQQQTFDLVLMDVQMPGMDGRQATEAIRLWEQERERSPMPIVALTAHALSNEKRALLQSGMDDYLTKPISERQLAQVVLKWTGLALRSHAIPAPLESPPSSSSLRVLDAEEGLRLAAGKADLAADMLGMLLASLDADRQAIRQAREAGERSALIERVHRLHGATRYCGVPQLRAACQHSETLLKQDAPGAQQALDELDAAIVKLAAEAAIGAGA, translated from the coding sequence GTGTTCAAGGACCTCGGCATCAAGGGCCGCGTACTGCTGCTCACCCTGCTGCCCACCAGCCTGCTGGCCCTGGTGCTGGGCGGCTACTTCACCTGGATGCAGCTGGACGACCTGCGCAGCCAGTTGCAGGAGCGTGGCGAGCTGGTGGTGCAGCACCTGGCGCCGCTGGCTGCCCCGGCCCTGGCGCGCCAGGATGCGCTGCAGCTCGAACGGCTGGCCAAGGAAACCCTCAACCAGCAGGACGTGCGCTCCGTCGGCTTCCTCAGCAGCGAGCGCCAGCCCCTGGCCCAGGCCGGGCCGAACATGCTCAACCCACTGCCACAGAGCAACGGCGAACCGCTGGCCCAGGTCAGCAGCCAGGACGCCACGCGCTTTCTGCTGCCGGTCTATGGTCGCCATCAGAGCATCACCGGCAGCATCGACCCGGTGTCCGCCGACCGCCTGCTGGGCTGGGTGGAACTGGAGTTATCGCACCACCGCACCCTGCTGCAGGGCTATCGCAGCCTGTTCGCCAGCCTGCTGCTGATCGTCACCGGGCTGGCCGTCACCGCCCTGCTCGCCCTGCGCATGAGCCGCACCATCAACGACCCGCTGCGCACCATCAAGCAGGGCGTCGGCCAGCTCAAGGACGGCCATCTGGAAACCCGCCTGCCGCCGCTGGGCAGCCATGAACTGGACGAGCTGGCCGCCGGCATCAACCGCATGGCCGAGTCGCTGCAGAACGCCCAGGAAGAGCTGCAGCACAGCATCGACCAGGCCACCGAGGACGTGCGGCAGAACCTGGAAACCATCGAGATCCAGAACATCGAGCTGGATCTGGCGCGCAAGGAGGCCCTGGAGGCCAGCCGGATCAAGTCCGAGTTTCTCGCCAACATGAGCCACGAGATCCGCACCCCGCTCAACGGCATGCTCGGCTTCACCAACCTGCTGCAAAAGAGCGACCTCACCCCGCGCCAGCAGGACTACCTGAACACCATCGAGAAATCCGCCGAAAGCCTGCTGGTGATCATCAACGAGATCCTCGACTTCTCCAAGATCGAGGCCGGCAAGCTGGTGCTGGAAAGCCTGCCGTTCAACCTGCGCGACCTGATCCAGGACACCCTGACCATCCTCGCGCCGACCGCCCATGACAAGCGCCTGGAACTGGTCAGCCTGATCTACCGCGACACCCCGCTGTCGCTGCAGGGCGACCCGCAGCGCCTCAAGCAGGTGCTGACCAACCTGGTGAGCAACGCCATCAAGTTCACCCGCGAAGGCACCATCGCCGTGCGCGCCATGGTCGAGGACGAAAGCGACGACCGCGCCCAGCTGCGCATCAGCGTGCAGGACACTGGCGTCGGCCTCTCCGACGAAGACCTGCGCACCCTGTTCCAGGCCTTCAGCCAGGCCGACAACTCGCTGAGTCGCCAGGCCGGCGGCACCGGCCTGGGCCTGGTGATTTCCAAGCGCCTGATCGAGCAGATGGGTGGCGAGATCGGCGTCGACAGCAGCCCCGGCACCGGCTCGGAGTTCTGGATCAGCCTGAGCCTGCCCAAGGCCCGCGACGACAGCGAGGAGCTGCGCCGCGCGCCGCTGCTCGGCCGCCACGTCGTAGTGCTGGAGCGCCACGAGCTGACCCGCCAGGCCCTGCTCCACCAACTGGAGGATTGCGGCCTGCAGGTTCAGCCGTGCAACGACCTCGAGCAACTGCTCGAACTGGTCGCCGGCCAGCAGCAGGGCCCGCAGGCCGTGAGCCTGGCCGTGCTCGGCGTCAGCGTGCAGGAGCTGCCGCCGGAGCAACTCAGCCAGCGCATCTGGGATCTCGACCGGCTCGGCTGCAAGAGCCTGGTGCTCTGCCCCACCACCGAACAGGCGCTGTACCACGAGTCGCTGCCCGACGCCCACCTGCAGCTGCAGGCCAAGCCGGCCTGTACACGCAAGCTGCAACGCGGCCTCAGCGACCTGGTGCAGCCGCGCCAGGCGAAGAGCGACACCCGCCTGCCGCTGACCAGCCGCGCCCCGCGCCTGCTGTGCGTCGACGACAACCCGGCCAACCTGCTGCTGGTGCAGACCCTGCTCGGCGACATGGGCGCCGAGGTCACTGCCGTCGACAGCGGCTACGCCGCCCTGCAGGCGGTGCAGCAGCAGACCTTCGACCTGGTACTGATGGACGTGCAGATGCCCGGCATGGACGGCCGCCAGGCCACCGAGGCGATCCGCCTGTGGGAGCAGGAGCGCGAACGCAGCCCGATGCCGATCGTCGCCCTCACTGCCCATGCCCTGTCCAACGAGAAGCGCGCCCTGCTGCAGAGCGGCATGGACGACTACCTGACCAAACCGATCAGCGAGCGCCAGCTGGCCCAGGTGGTGCTCAAGTGGACCGGCCTGGCCCTGCGCAGCCATGCCATTCCCGCGCCGCTGGAAAGCCCGCCGAGCAGCAGCTCGCTGCGCGTGCTCGATGCCGAGGAAGGCCTGCGCCTGGCCGCCGGCAAGGCCGACCTGGCCGCCGACATGCTGGGCATGCTGCTGGCCTCGCTGGATGCCGACCGCCAGGCCATCCGCCAGGCCCGCGAAGCCGGCGAGCGCAGCGCGCTGATCGAGCGCGTGCACCGCCTGCACGGCGCCACCCGCTACTGCGGCGTGCCGCAGCTGCGCGCCGCCTGCCAGCACAGCGAAACCCTGCTCAAGCAGGATGCCCCGGGCGCCCAGCAGGCCCTGGACGAACTGGACGCTGCCATCGTCAAGCTGGCCGCGGAAGCCGCCATCGGTGCGGGCGCCTAG
- a CDS encoding 2-hydroxyacid dehydrogenase, producing MRIILFNSKTYDRDSFLAAAAGGDWHLEFQEAHLGPQTTALAAGCAVVCAFINDDLSAPVLERLAAGGTRLIALRSAGYNHVDLKAAQRLGLAVVRVPAYSPHAVAEHAAALILALNRRLPRAFNRTREGDFSLHGLTGFDLHGKTVGVIGAGKIGLCFARIMAGFGCQVLVQDPYPVSGLGELGARQVELDELIGSSDIISLHCPLTDSSHHLINAQRLAQMKRGAMLINTGRGAVVDTPALVEALKSGQLGYLGLDVYEEEAELFFEDRSDQPLQDDVLARLLSFPNVIVTAHQAFLTHEALAAIAQTTLDNIAAWAAGHPVNQVTQSA from the coding sequence ATGCGCATCATCCTGTTCAACAGCAAGACCTATGACCGCGACAGCTTCCTCGCCGCCGCAGCCGGCGGCGACTGGCACCTGGAGTTCCAGGAGGCGCATCTCGGCCCGCAGACCACGGCCCTGGCCGCCGGCTGCGCGGTGGTCTGCGCCTTTATCAACGACGACCTGTCCGCGCCGGTGCTGGAGCGCCTGGCCGCCGGCGGCACGCGACTGATCGCCCTGCGTTCGGCCGGCTACAACCATGTCGACCTCAAGGCCGCACAGCGCCTGGGCCTGGCCGTGGTGCGGGTGCCCGCCTACTCGCCCCACGCGGTGGCCGAGCACGCGGCGGCGCTGATCCTGGCGCTCAACCGGCGCCTGCCGCGGGCCTTCAATCGCACCCGCGAGGGCGACTTCAGCCTGCACGGGCTGACCGGTTTCGACCTGCACGGCAAGACGGTCGGGGTGATCGGCGCCGGCAAGATCGGCCTGTGCTTCGCCCGCATCATGGCCGGCTTCGGCTGCCAGGTGCTGGTTCAGGACCCCTACCCGGTCAGCGGCCTGGGTGAGCTGGGCGCGCGCCAGGTGGAGCTGGACGAGCTGATCGGCAGCAGCGACATCATCAGCCTGCATTGCCCGCTGACCGACAGCAGCCACCACCTGATCAACGCCCAGCGCCTGGCGCAGATGAAACGCGGCGCCATGCTGATCAATACCGGGCGCGGCGCCGTGGTCGACACGCCGGCACTGGTCGAAGCGCTGAAGAGCGGCCAGCTCGGCTACCTGGGCCTGGATGTCTATGAAGAAGAGGCCGAGCTGTTCTTCGAGGATCGCTCCGACCAGCCCCTGCAGGACGACGTGCTGGCGCGCCTGCTGAGCTTCCCCAACGTCATAGTCACCGCCCACCAGGCCTTCCTGACCCACGAGGCGCTGGCGGCTATCGCCCAGACCACCCTGGACAACATCGCCGCCTGGGCCGCCGGCCATCCGGTCAATCAGGTGACACAGAGCGCGTGA
- a CDS encoding META domain-containing protein, translated as MKHCAALTLLALGLAGCAADPVQLENDKTYQVEWIGERPLIDNSHLTITLGDDGRAYGNAGCNHWFASYTLTDDKLVFGPAGSTRKMCAPALMEQEQRFLQALGTIQRWDVSGIGQLRLWPAEGKPIRLWPEEG; from the coding sequence ATGAAGCATTGCGCCGCCCTCACCCTGCTCGCCCTCGGTCTGGCCGGCTGCGCTGCCGACCCGGTGCAGCTGGAAAACGACAAGACCTACCAGGTGGAGTGGATCGGCGAACGCCCGCTGATCGACAACAGCCACCTGACCATCACTCTGGGTGACGATGGCCGCGCCTACGGCAACGCCGGCTGCAATCACTGGTTCGCCAGTTACACCCTGACTGACGACAAGCTGGTATTCGGCCCCGCCGGCAGCACCCGCAAGATGTGCGCCCCGGCGCTGATGGAGCAGGAGCAGCGCTTCCTTCAGGCGCTCGGCACCATCCAGCGCTGGGATGTATCCGGCATCGGCCAGCTGCGCCTGTGGCCCGCCGAGGGCAAGCCGATCCGCCTGTGGCCGGAAGAAGGCTAA
- the dinB gene encoding DNA polymerase IV yields MPDGAFRTFVRKIIHVDCDCFYAAIEMRDDPSLVGKPLAVGGAADRRGVVATCNYEARAWGVRSAMPMGQALKLCPDLQVVRPRMDAYKAVSREIHGIFRDYTEIIEPLSLDEAYLDVSASPHFSGSATRIAQEIRRRVSNELHITVSAGVAPNKFLAKIASDWRKPNGLFVITPDQVDEFVAALPVGKLHGVGKVTADKLGRLGIGTCADLRVREKIALIRDFGSFGERLWNLARGIDERAVQVDSRRQSVSVENTYDKDLPDLAACLAHLPELLEQLNTRMARLDASYKPDKPFVKIKFHDFSQTTLEQAGARRDLDSYQLLLSAAFARGNKPVRLLGVGVRLVDLRGRHEQLELFAP; encoded by the coding sequence ATGCCAGACGGGGCTTTCCGGACTTTCGTGCGCAAGATCATCCATGTGGATTGCGACTGCTTCTACGCCGCCATCGAGATGCGCGACGACCCGAGCCTGGTGGGTAAACCGCTGGCAGTGGGCGGGGCGGCGGATCGGCGTGGGGTGGTCGCCACCTGCAACTACGAGGCACGGGCCTGGGGCGTGCGCTCGGCCATGCCCATGGGCCAGGCGCTCAAGCTGTGCCCGGATCTGCAGGTGGTGCGCCCGCGCATGGACGCCTACAAAGCGGTGTCGCGGGAAATCCACGGCATCTTCCGCGACTACACCGAGATCATCGAGCCGCTGTCGCTGGACGAGGCCTACCTGGATGTCTCCGCCAGCCCGCATTTTTCCGGCAGCGCCACGCGCATCGCCCAGGAGATCCGCCGTAGGGTGTCCAACGAACTGCACATCACTGTGTCTGCCGGGGTGGCGCCGAACAAGTTCCTGGCCAAGATCGCCAGCGACTGGCGCAAGCCCAACGGTTTGTTCGTGATCACCCCGGATCAGGTCGACGAGTTCGTCGCGGCATTGCCGGTGGGCAAGCTGCATGGTGTCGGCAAGGTCACCGCCGACAAGCTCGGGCGCCTGGGTATCGGTACCTGCGCCGACCTGCGCGTGCGGGAGAAAATAGCGCTGATTCGTGATTTCGGCAGTTTCGGCGAGCGCCTGTGGAACCTGGCCCGTGGTATCGACGAGCGCGCCGTGCAGGTCGACAGCCGTCGCCAGTCGGTCAGCGTGGAAAACACCTACGACAAGGATCTGCCCGACCTGGCCGCCTGCCTGGCCCATCTGCCTGAGCTGCTGGAGCAGCTGAACACGCGCATGGCGCGGCTGGACGCCAGCTACAAGCCGGACAAGCCCTTCGTCAAGATCAAGTTCCACGACTTCAGCCAGACCACCCTGGAGCAGGCCGGTGCGCGTCGCGACCTGGACAGCTACCAGCTGCTGCTGAGCGCCGCCTTCGCCCGCGGCAACAAACCGGTGCGGCTACTGGGCGTCGGTGTACGCCTGGTCGATCTGCGCGGGCGGCATGAGCAGCTGGAGCTGTTTGCGCCGTAG
- a CDS encoding virulence factor family protein translates to MKRSSVQILLSVGLLWLLASAAALFYWYRPSQEQHALGDGTPLSITAPASRTSRKVLLALPADQLYSPAELLELAKDGDVRIAQYPLASGDNCKVQWQRLHDALQLLGGTDLVAGSGPGAVLAWRWLASQGNDQARAVSVGFSMKDPDCNAVLPQESKHGHWLTAWNDNPDDASARFVRQQERSETLIGNYDTSLKELLRSQLLHALHGDDDSLPVVEVPAAQASDTVTLFYSGDGGWRDLDRDVAAEMAQRGYPVVGIDALRYFWQHKSPQQGAADLSRLMQTYRDKWGAKHFVLAGYSFGADVLPAFYNQLPAADQQQVQAILLLALARSGSFEIEVQGWLGKAGEEAATGPELLKLPAAKVLCVYGSEEAKDSGCTLPKAPGELLQLPGGHHYDGNYPALAERLLQAIQQRQPVPVK, encoded by the coding sequence ATGAAACGCTCCTCCGTACAGATCCTGCTAAGTGTCGGCCTGCTCTGGCTGCTCGCTTCCGCGGCTGCACTGTTCTACTGGTACCGGCCCAGCCAGGAACAGCACGCGCTTGGCGACGGCACTCCGCTCAGCATTACTGCGCCGGCCAGCCGGACGAGCCGCAAGGTGCTGCTGGCCCTGCCCGCCGACCAGCTGTACAGCCCCGCCGAGCTGCTCGAACTGGCCAAGGACGGCGACGTGCGCATCGCCCAGTACCCACTGGCCAGCGGCGACAACTGCAAGGTGCAGTGGCAGCGCCTCCACGATGCCCTGCAACTGCTCGGTGGCACCGACCTGGTGGCCGGTAGCGGCCCTGGCGCGGTGCTCGCCTGGCGCTGGCTGGCCAGCCAGGGCAACGACCAGGCCCGCGCCGTTTCGGTGGGTTTTTCGATGAAGGATCCCGACTGCAATGCCGTGCTGCCCCAGGAGTCCAAGCACGGCCACTGGCTGACCGCGTGGAACGACAACCCGGATGACGCCAGCGCCCGCTTCGTGCGCCAGCAGGAGCGCAGCGAGACGCTGATCGGCAACTACGACACCTCGCTCAAGGAGCTGCTGCGTAGCCAACTGCTGCATGCCCTGCACGGCGACGACGACAGCCTGCCGGTGGTCGAAGTACCCGCCGCCCAGGCCAGCGATACCGTCACCCTGTTCTACTCCGGCGACGGCGGCTGGCGCGACCTCGACCGCGACGTGGCGGCCGAGATGGCCCAGCGCGGCTACCCGGTGGTCGGCATCGATGCGCTGCGCTACTTCTGGCAGCACAAGAGCCCGCAACAGGGCGCCGCCGACCTCAGCCGCCTGATGCAGACCTACCGCGACAAATGGGGTGCCAAGCACTTCGTGCTGGCCGGCTACTCCTTCGGTGCCGATGTGCTGCCGGCCTTCTACAACCAGCTGCCGGCCGCCGACCAGCAACAGGTACAGGCCATCCTACTGCTGGCCCTGGCGCGCAGCGGCAGCTTCGAGATCGAGGTACAGGGCTGGCTGGGCAAGGCCGGCGAGGAAGCCGCCACCGGCCCGGAACTGCTCAAGCTGCCGGCCGCCAAAGTGCTCTGCGTGTACGGCAGCGAAGAGGCCAAGGACAGCGGCTGCACCCTGCCCAAGGCCCCCGGCGAACTGCTTCAGCTGCCTGGCGGGCACCACTACGACGGCAACTACCCGGCCCTGGCCGAACGCCTGCTGCAAGCCATCCAGCAGCGCCAACCGGTGCCCGTAAAGTGA